The uncultured Hyphomonas sp. genome includes a region encoding these proteins:
- a CDS encoding carboxymuconolactone decarboxylase family protein, whose protein sequence is MSRIPTPATIEDTPAAAHASLNGVKAALGIVPNLYRLTATSPAALEGLLSFNGALGKGKLPAATRERIALAIANVNGCTYCNSAHSYIAANMLKLPEDEIIRARGGRASDAKADAAVVLARKVAIARGAVKDTDLAEARAAGLSDAELVEVVGHVALNVYTNYLNEVFGTEIDFPVVTAERVAEPA, encoded by the coding sequence ATGTCCCGTATCCCGACCCCCGCCACGATTGAAGATACCCCGGCTGCTGCACACGCTTCGCTGAACGGCGTGAAAGCCGCGCTCGGCATCGTGCCGAACCTCTACCGCCTCACCGCCACCAGCCCGGCGGCCCTGGAAGGCCTGCTGTCGTTCAATGGCGCCCTCGGCAAGGGCAAGCTGCCGGCTGCCACGCGGGAGCGTATCGCCCTCGCCATCGCCAATGTGAACGGCTGCACCTATTGTAACTCGGCCCACTCCTACATCGCAGCCAACATGCTGAAACTGCCGGAAGACGAGATCATCCGCGCCCGCGGTGGCCGCGCCTCCGATGCGAAAGCCGATGCCGCTGTCGTGCTGGCCCGCAAGGTCGCCATTGCCCGGGGCGCCGTGAAAGACACCGACCTCGCCGAAGCCCGCGCAGCTGGCCTGTCGGATGCTGAACTGGTGGAAGTCGTCGGCCACGTCGCGCTCAACGTCTACACCAACTACCTGAACGAGGTGTTCGGCACCGAGATCGACTTCCCGGTCGTCACCGCCGAGCGCGTGGCCGAACCGGCCTGA
- the lpdA gene encoding dihydrolipoyl dehydrogenase, with amino-acid sequence MAETYDVVIIGGGPGGYNCAIRAGQLGLKVACIESRGKLGGTCLNVGCIPSKALLHASDFYRAAQEDFAGMGIKTGKLEIDVTQMMAQKDDAVEGLTKGIEFLLKKNKVDYIVGRGKILGPGKVEATLNDGGTQTFETKNIVIATGSEPVSLPGIEIDEERVVTNTGALSLTSVPKRLILIGAGVIGLEMGSVWARLGAEVTVVEYLDRIMPGADSEIAKEAQRVFKKQGLTFRLGQKVTGVEKMKSKLKLSMEPAKGGDTETLDADVVIVAVGRRAYTDGLGLENVGVTTDKRGVVQVTDGHFKAADGVWAVGDCIHGPMLAHKAEDDGTAVAELIAGKAGHVDYDLVPSVVYTNPEIAWVGKTEDQLKEAGIEYKKGKFPFMANSRARTNHETTGFVKILADKNTDRILGAHLMGPCVGEMIAEICVAMEFGAASEDIARTCHAHPTLSEAIRQAAMGVEGWTMQM; translated from the coding sequence ATGGCAGAGACCTATGACGTCGTCATCATCGGTGGCGGCCCCGGCGGCTACAATTGCGCGATCCGCGCAGGACAACTCGGGCTGAAGGTTGCCTGTATCGAATCCCGCGGAAAGCTGGGCGGTACCTGCCTGAATGTCGGCTGCATCCCGTCCAAGGCCCTCCTCCACGCTTCAGACTTCTATCGCGCGGCGCAGGAAGATTTCGCCGGCATGGGTATCAAGACCGGCAAGCTCGAAATCGACGTCACCCAGATGATGGCGCAGAAAGACGACGCCGTCGAAGGCCTGACCAAGGGCATCGAGTTCCTCCTCAAGAAAAACAAGGTCGACTATATCGTGGGCCGCGGGAAGATCCTCGGGCCGGGCAAGGTCGAAGCGACCCTGAACGATGGTGGCACCCAGACCTTCGAAACGAAGAACATCGTCATCGCCACCGGTTCCGAGCCGGTCAGCCTGCCGGGCATCGAAATCGACGAAGAGCGCGTGGTGACAAACACCGGCGCGCTGTCGCTGACCTCCGTGCCGAAGCGCCTGATCCTGATCGGCGCCGGCGTCATCGGCCTTGAAATGGGCTCGGTCTGGGCGCGCCTCGGCGCCGAAGTGACCGTGGTCGAATATCTCGACCGCATCATGCCGGGCGCCGACAGCGAAATCGCCAAGGAAGCCCAGCGCGTCTTCAAGAAGCAGGGCCTCACCTTCCGCCTCGGCCAGAAAGTGACCGGCGTCGAGAAGATGAAGTCGAAACTGAAACTTTCCATGGAGCCGGCCAAGGGCGGCGACACGGAGACGCTGGACGCAGACGTGGTCATCGTTGCCGTCGGCCGCCGTGCGTATACGGATGGCCTCGGCCTCGAAAATGTCGGCGTTACCACCGACAAGCGCGGCGTGGTTCAGGTGACCGATGGCCACTTCAAGGCGGCTGACGGCGTCTGGGCAGTCGGCGACTGTATCCACGGCCCGATGCTGGCCCATAAGGCCGAAGACGATGGTACGGCCGTCGCCGAACTGATCGCGGGCAAGGCAGGCCATGTCGACTATGACCTCGTGCCGAGCGTCGTCTACACGAACCCGGAAATCGCCTGGGTCGGCAAGACGGAAGACCAGCTGAAAGAAGCGGGCATCGAGTACAAGAAGGGCAAATTCCCCTTCATGGCCAACTCCCGCGCCCGCACGAACCACGAGACCACGGGCTTCGTGAAGATCCTCGCCGACAAGAACACCGACCGCATCCTGGGTGCCCACCTGATGGGGCCGTGCGTTGGCGAGATGATTGCCGAGATCTGTGTGGCCATGGAATTCGGCGCGGCGTCGGAAGACATCGCGCGCACCTGCCATGCTCACCCGACTCTGTCGGAAGCCATCCGTCAGGCCGCGATGGGCGTCGAAGGCTGGACGATGCAGATGTAG
- a CDS encoding TIGR00282 family metallophosphoesterase has product MKIAFFGDVVGKPGRQAVLDHLPGLKARLRLDFAIVNAENAAGGFGLTSAIAEEFFNAGADCLTLGDHAWDQREALTYIEREPRLLRPVNYPAAANAPGKGAHLFTLPDGRRIGVIQAQGNVFMKQAMSCPFDAVDAALDSMPLGAVADAIVVDMHCEATSEKMAMGHHCDGRASLVVGSHTHVPTADTMILESGTAYQTDAGMCGDYDSVIGMQKQISLYRFQTQLPGERYQPALGEGTLCGTYVETDDRTGLAIRIEPIRIGGRLSEMVPG; this is encoded by the coding sequence ATGAAAATCGCATTTTTCGGAGACGTCGTCGGAAAGCCGGGCCGGCAGGCCGTGCTGGACCATTTGCCGGGCCTGAAGGCGCGGTTGCGGCTGGACTTTGCCATCGTCAATGCAGAGAACGCCGCCGGCGGTTTCGGCCTGACCAGCGCCATCGCGGAAGAGTTCTTCAACGCGGGCGCCGACTGCCTGACCCTTGGCGACCATGCCTGGGACCAGCGCGAGGCCCTCACCTATATCGAGCGTGAGCCGCGCCTCTTGCGCCCGGTGAACTATCCCGCCGCGGCCAATGCGCCGGGGAAGGGGGCGCATCTCTTCACCCTGCCGGACGGCCGCCGTATCGGCGTCATCCAGGCGCAGGGCAATGTGTTCATGAAGCAGGCGATGAGCTGCCCCTTCGACGCGGTGGACGCCGCGCTCGATTCCATGCCGCTGGGCGCCGTGGCCGATGCCATCGTGGTCGACATGCATTGCGAGGCAACGAGCGAGAAGATGGCCATGGGCCACCATTGCGACGGACGGGCCAGCCTCGTCGTCGGCAGCCACACCCATGTGCCCACCGCCGACACGATGATCCTCGAAAGCGGCACGGCCTACCAGACCGATGCCGGCATGTGCGGCGACTATGACAGCGTCATCGGCATGCAGAAGCAGATCTCGCTCTACCGCTTCCAGACCCAGCTGCCCGGCGAACGCTACCAGCCCGCCCTCGGCGAAGGCACGCTCTGCGGCACCTATGTCGAAACCGACGACCGCACGGGATTAGCCATCCGTATAGAGCCGATCCGGATTGGCGGCCGGCTGAGCGAGATGGTGCCTGGGTAA
- a CDS encoding ferredoxin--NADP reductase → MSADATGAAAGAARVNPNAPTEETVLAVEHYTDRLFRFRITRPRSFRFRSGEFVMIGLPKEDGRPLLRAYSIASPSWDEELEFYSIKVPDGPLTSRLGHIKPGDKVLLGKKPTGTLVLDALLPGKRLYMFSTGTGFAPFASLVRDPDTYERYDEVIVTHTCREAAELTYSRNLVADLVNDPLVGEMVEGKLRLFTSCTREPHDHQGRITDLIESGKLFEDLGITPLDPATDRGMICGSMEMIQDTKALMIKAGLTEGSNAAPAEFVIEKAFAG, encoded by the coding sequence ATGTCCGCTGATGCGACCGGAGCCGCCGCCGGGGCTGCTCGAGTCAATCCGAATGCGCCGACGGAAGAAACCGTCCTGGCGGTCGAACACTATACCGACCGCCTGTTCCGCTTCCGCATTACCCGTCCGCGCAGCTTCCGCTTCCGGTCGGGCGAATTCGTGATGATCGGCTTGCCCAAGGAAGACGGCCGCCCGCTGCTGCGCGCCTATTCGATTGCCTCCCCTTCCTGGGACGAGGAACTCGAGTTCTATTCGATCAAGGTGCCTGATGGGCCGCTGACGTCGCGTCTCGGCCATATCAAGCCGGGCGACAAGGTTCTCCTTGGCAAGAAACCGACCGGCACGCTGGTGCTGGACGCTCTCCTGCCAGGCAAGCGACTCTACATGTTTTCTACCGGGACGGGATTTGCGCCATTCGCCAGCCTGGTCCGGGACCCCGACACTTATGAGCGCTATGACGAGGTAATTGTCACTCATACGTGCCGGGAAGCGGCAGAATTGACCTATTCGCGCAATTTGGTGGCCGATTTGGTTAACGACCCTCTCGTAGGGGAAATGGTCGAAGGAAAGCTCCGCCTGTTCACGTCCTGCACGCGGGAACCGCATGATCACCAGGGGCGCATCACGGATCTCATAGAATCCGGAAAACTCTTTGAAGATCTGGGCATTACGCCGCTTGACCCGGCCACGGACCGCGGCATGATCTGTGGCTCCATGGAGATGATCCAGGACACCAAAGCGCTCATGATCAAGGCCGGTCTGACCGAGGGTTCGAACGCGGCACCCGCTGAATTTGTTATAGAAAAGGCATTTGCGGGCTAG
- a CDS encoding caspase family protein: protein MANRIKHFWRSFLARAALACACLLLLPATSLAETRLGLVISQTDYAGDLSRVASASQEADTIAGALIETGFDVTRAHDLNKRDLAATLNAFRRKVDMAGPDAVAFVYYTGHGAQHPESGDSYLLGVDAELVAASDLAFYGLDMQTQRDGFAATGARAVFLVFDACRNVPGFSGYKAGVKGLSRVEARPDMLIAYATGLDDVAKEGVYAPVLAEEIRRPGQKAEDAFAAAQRRVAGRTNRSQLPWTNNLLYNEFCFAACEKPAVTERPEPFELEMSGSELDQAFLAVYGDTRKATVDIKAEEDFGGHMETFTFEPAFAVKFDDYVALVSKGTNKEDAHVAAGRISAHYIKDGEVIGTWQDLAFGNGFGMPPDYSLRTGLLNYPTMMVKAGWTGQGFTVGKEDIIEITPDGPAFRASVTTLEDTTGAAYDEMKPCVLEGKIKPSRTNANSFQVDYKFTSDIKGEDRLVTYTLDPASGAYVPDFEIEPEICVTLMFDALEGDSN, encoded by the coding sequence GTGGCGAACCGAATAAAGCATTTCTGGCGGTCTTTTCTGGCCCGGGCGGCTCTCGCCTGCGCGTGTCTGCTTCTGTTGCCCGCAACGTCTCTGGCCGAAACCCGCCTCGGCCTCGTCATTTCCCAGACCGATTATGCGGGGGATCTTTCCCGCGTTGCCAGCGCCAGCCAGGAAGCCGACACGATCGCCGGCGCCCTGATCGAGACCGGGTTTGACGTCACCCGCGCACATGACCTCAACAAGCGCGACCTCGCCGCGACGCTGAACGCCTTCCGCCGCAAGGTCGACATGGCGGGGCCCGATGCCGTCGCCTTCGTCTACTATACCGGCCATGGCGCCCAGCATCCCGAAAGCGGGGATTCCTACCTGCTGGGCGTGGATGCGGAACTGGTGGCCGCCTCCGACCTCGCTTTCTACGGCCTCGACATGCAGACCCAGCGGGACGGCTTTGCGGCCACCGGCGCCCGGGCCGTGTTCTTGGTCTTCGATGCCTGCCGGAATGTGCCGGGATTTTCCGGTTACAAGGCGGGCGTCAAAGGCCTCTCCCGCGTCGAAGCCCGGCCGGACATGCTGATCGCCTATGCCACCGGCCTCGACGATGTGGCCAAGGAAGGCGTCTACGCGCCGGTGCTGGCCGAAGAGATCCGACGTCCCGGCCAGAAAGCCGAAGACGCCTTTGCCGCTGCGCAGCGCCGCGTGGCCGGGCGCACCAATCGCAGCCAGCTGCCCTGGACCAACAACCTCCTGTACAACGAGTTCTGCTTTGCCGCCTGCGAAAAGCCGGCGGTCACCGAGCGACCCGAACCCTTTGAACTCGAGATGTCCGGCTCCGAGCTCGATCAGGCCTTCCTCGCCGTCTATGGCGATACCCGCAAAGCGACCGTGGACATCAAGGCGGAGGAAGATTTCGGCGGCCATATGGAGACTTTCACCTTCGAGCCGGCCTTTGCCGTCAAATTCGATGATTACGTCGCCCTTGTCTCCAAAGGGACCAACAAGGAAGATGCGCATGTCGCCGCCGGCCGCATCAGCGCGCACTATATCAAGGACGGCGAGGTGATCGGAACCTGGCAGGACCTTGCCTTTGGCAATGGGTTCGGCATGCCGCCGGATTATTCGCTCCGCACCGGACTCCTGAACTACCCGACAATGATGGTGAAAGCCGGCTGGACGGGCCAGGGTTTCACCGTTGGCAAGGAAGACATCATCGAGATCACGCCGGATGGCCCTGCGTTCCGGGCGAGCGTCACCACGCTGGAAGACACGACCGGCGCGGCCTATGACGAAATGAAACCCTGCGTCCTTGAGGGAAAGATCAAACCCTCGCGTACCAACGCTAACTCCTTCCAGGTCGACTACAAGTTCACCAGCGATATCAAAGGTGAAGACCGTCTGGTCACTTACACGCTCGACCCCGCATCGGGAGCATATGTGCCGGATTTCGAAATTGAGCCGGAAATCTGTGTGACGCTGATGTTCGATGCGCTGGAAGGTGACAGCAACTAA
- the raiA gene encoding ribosome-associated translation inhibitor RaiA, whose translation MQIQITGKHMDLGDALRGRIESGLEAAVSKYFNRTGDARVFVSQQGPFVEVDCNVHLPSGIILQSTGKAGDPYAALEDSLDKMEKRVRRYKRRLKDHHAGNTTLPFEPAAESVIQVNGYDAETDEELPEASDDTPLTVAETAVHIRTMSVSEAVMQLELQEVPALMFRNAGHGRLNMVYRRPDGHIGWVDPADASRN comes from the coding sequence GTGCAGATACAGATTACTGGCAAGCATATGGATCTCGGTGACGCTCTTCGGGGCCGGATCGAATCGGGGCTGGAAGCGGCGGTCAGTAAGTATTTCAATCGAACTGGCGATGCCCGCGTTTTCGTATCCCAGCAGGGTCCGTTCGTGGAAGTGGACTGCAACGTCCACCTGCCCTCGGGCATCATTCTTCAATCGACCGGCAAGGCCGGTGACCCCTACGCCGCGCTGGAAGATAGCCTGGACAAGATGGAAAAACGCGTGCGCCGCTACAAGCGCCGCCTGAAGGACCATCATGCCGGCAACACCACCCTGCCCTTCGAGCCGGCCGCGGAATCCGTCATCCAGGTCAATGGATACGATGCCGAAACCGACGAAGAGCTTCCGGAAGCTTCTGACGACACCCCGCTGACCGTTGCCGAAACGGCCGTTCACATCCGGACGATGAGCGTTTCTGAGGCAGTCATGCAGCTGGAACTGCAGGAAGTTCCGGCACTCATGTTCAGAAATGCTGGCCATGGACGCCTGAATATGGTGTACCGCCGCCCGGATGGGCACATTGGTTGGGTGGATCCAGCAGACGCCTCCAGAAACTGA
- a CDS encoding PTS sugar transporter subunit IIA, producing the protein MATDLSSLLEGGVILPSFDATSRKQAIHALAEGLAGVTGLSARQIEDAVMERERLGSTGVGEGVAIPHARLEGLEKPVGGLLRLDEGVDFEAIDERPCDLIFMLLAPKTAGADHLRALAQVSRVFRQSAVRDALRAARTEEDIRAVVCHETAEPSV; encoded by the coding sequence ATGGCGACCGATCTGAGTTCCCTGCTTGAAGGCGGGGTTATCCTGCCGTCGTTTGACGCGACGAGCCGCAAACAGGCGATACACGCTCTGGCAGAAGGCCTGGCCGGTGTAACTGGTCTCAGCGCCCGCCAGATCGAGGATGCCGTCATGGAGCGCGAACGGCTGGGGTCGACCGGCGTTGGGGAAGGCGTTGCCATTCCCCATGCCCGCCTCGAAGGCCTCGAAAAGCCGGTTGGCGGCCTGCTGCGGCTCGACGAAGGCGTCGATTTCGAAGCCATCGACGAGCGTCCGTGTGACCTGATCTTCATGCTGCTGGCACCAAAAACAGCCGGGGCAGACCACCTCCGGGCGCTGGCCCAGGTCTCCCGCGTGTTCCGGCAAAGCGCGGTGCGGGATGCCCTTCGGGCTGCCCGCACGGAAGAAGATATCCGCGCGGTGGTCTGTCATGAAACGGCCGAACCATCCGTCTGA
- a CDS encoding YebC/PmpR family DNA-binding transcriptional regulator: MAGHSKWANIQHRKGAQDKKRAALFSRLSKELTIASKMGGPDPDGNPRLRLAIQNARGQSMPKDNIQRAIDKGQGGGGDDYVDIRYEGFGPGGVGVIVEASTDNKNRAATDIRTAFSKNGGNLGETGSVSFGFDQVGEIEYPPEAGSEDEIMEAAIMAGAQDVESDESGHFIYTAREDLQTVADALTEHFGDAVEAKSTKLIWKPQNTVPVEGDAADTLMKLLDVLDDLDDVSNVYDNSELSDEEAARLAGE, from the coding sequence ATGGCCGGCCACAGTAAATGGGCAAACATCCAGCACCGCAAAGGCGCTCAGGACAAGAAGCGCGCCGCGCTGTTCTCGCGCCTGTCCAAGGAATTGACCATCGCGTCGAAAATGGGCGGGCCCGATCCTGACGGCAATCCGCGCCTGCGTCTGGCAATCCAGAACGCGCGCGGCCAGTCGATGCCGAAGGACAACATCCAGCGCGCCATCGACAAGGGCCAGGGCGGCGGCGGCGATGACTATGTCGATATCCGTTATGAAGGCTTCGGCCCCGGCGGCGTCGGCGTCATCGTGGAAGCCTCGACCGACAACAAGAACCGCGCCGCGACCGACATCCGCACGGCCTTCTCGAAGAATGGCGGAAACCTCGGCGAGACGGGCTCTGTCTCCTTCGGCTTCGACCAGGTCGGCGAGATCGAATACCCGCCGGAAGCCGGCAGCGAAGACGAGATCATGGAAGCCGCCATCATGGCCGGCGCCCAGGATGTCGAGTCCGACGAGAGCGGCCACTTCATCTACACCGCCCGCGAAGACCTGCAAACGGTCGCCGACGCGCTGACTGAGCATTTCGGGGACGCTGTCGAGGCGAAGTCCACCAAGCTGATCTGGAAACCGCAGAACACGGTGCCGGTCGAAGGCGACGCCGCTGATACGCTGATGAAGCTGCTCGACGTGCTGGATGACCTCGACGACGTGTCGAACGTCTATGACAATTCCGAACTGTCGGATGAGGAAGCCGCCCGCCTCGCTGGCGAGTGA
- a CDS encoding TetR/AcrR family transcriptional regulator: protein MTAAARTSQSRDEIVRKLFDLFRHRGFEGAALSDISEATGLGRSSLYHHFPGGKDEMVAAVADFAHGQIEANILAPLAGDGPLASRVDAMLQTTSAMYDCGREPCLVASLMVSPGLAPDSAGKVQAILNDWIAALAAALEGTGIPGEEAKRRATAAIIDIQGALLVARASGDTGVFTDAMETARRDLLAPA, encoded by the coding sequence ATGACCGCTGCTGCCAGAACTTCCCAGTCCCGCGACGAAATTGTCCGCAAGCTGTTCGACCTGTTCCGCCATCGCGGGTTCGAGGGCGCGGCCCTGTCGGACATTTCGGAGGCGACCGGCCTTGGCCGTTCCAGCCTCTATCACCACTTCCCGGGCGGGAAGGATGAAATGGTCGCCGCCGTGGCAGATTTCGCCCATGGCCAGATCGAGGCGAACATCCTCGCCCCGCTGGCCGGGGACGGGCCGCTGGCCAGCCGCGTCGACGCCATGCTGCAAACCACCAGCGCGATGTATGATTGCGGGCGCGAGCCTTGCCTCGTCGCCAGCCTCATGGTCTCGCCCGGCCTTGCGCCGGACTCCGCCGGAAAGGTGCAGGCCATCCTGAACGACTGGATCGCCGCGCTGGCCGCTGCGCTGGAAGGGACGGGCATTCCTGGGGAAGAAGCGAAGCGCCGGGCCACCGCCGCCATCATCGACATCCAGGGCGCCCTGCTCGTCGCCCGGGCCAGCGGCGATACCGGCGTTTTCACCGATGCGATGGAAACCGCCCGCCGGGACCTGCTGGCGCCAGCCTGA
- a CDS encoding GNAT family N-acetyltransferase has product MYIHAGAGWHIRDYETSDGQACMSIFMSCLRKFPWRGAPRPYVARLIRSLPGAKIWVAEEPHAGIIGFLTLQPHDSYIDHIFVHEDWRFCGVGRGLLEVAREEAGQPLTLDVDTQNFGARKAYEALGWHVAASAGEDSGRSQIRLVSP; this is encoded by the coding sequence ATGTATATTCATGCTGGAGCCGGCTGGCACATACGGGACTATGAAACGAGCGACGGGCAGGCCTGCATGTCGATCTTCATGTCGTGCCTGCGGAAATTCCCATGGCGCGGCGCCCCCCGGCCTTATGTGGCGCGGCTGATCCGTTCCCTGCCCGGCGCGAAGATCTGGGTTGCGGAAGAACCGCATGCCGGCATCATCGGCTTCCTGACGCTGCAGCCGCACGATTCCTATATCGACCACATCTTCGTGCACGAGGACTGGCGCTTCTGCGGCGTCGGCCGCGGCCTGCTGGAAGTGGCGCGCGAAGAGGCTGGCCAGCCGCTGACGCTGGATGTGGACACGCAGAATTTCGGCGCCCGAAAGGCCTATGAGGCACTCGGCTGGCATGTTGCGGCCTCTGCCGGTGAAGACAGCGGCCGCAGCCAGATTCGTCTCGTCAGCCCTTAA